Proteins found in one Gimesia chilikensis genomic segment:
- a CDS encoding PVC-type heme-binding CxxCH protein, producing MNFRLILLLLLSIRIELLAGDDLPIVPEGFVVDVVAREPLVSNPCVLAFDRWGRICVAQGPQWRGPTPDTPGDRVDILTDTNGDGISDQRKTFAEGFNSIQGLAWHGDDLWVANAPDLTVVRDTDNDDEADVYIRVYTGLGNLEHSLHGLNFGPDRKLYMSKGNSKGYNRLDQLAPKVFRELWGLPSPEGAPDYTPVEYFTKQTYRRQYHTPQDDWGQQGGILRCDPYQDGKPSGIGLEIVSRGFRNPWDITFDDGFHWLGTDNDQTQGDKIFAPFYGAHLGWGHPWSFHWTGAGHLPTVPASAPLFEGSGAGVIHYHADQFPAEYQGVFFINDWMRREVYTFRPRWDGALMKCEGDFPPVFAHAEGGRSLPASSGRMFEPTDIEVGPDGAIYILSWGHAYGATIKDGQQVDAGRVYRIRYSGNPLKDWQHDLRRKPQGLWTLDQLFQDLASDVPAWRVNAQTELLRRGEPAQKYLFSRLNQGELSTASQTWALWTLGASTAEVSIDQYLSGILADSEATRNARIQALRILTHRIRQFEQCTTLPDAVLPLLTSEDARLRHAAVQAIWQAEQKQWIHDLLQVAADETDRVVFFSTWNTLRGLASLQERTKWLEDPRAGVRLATLLGLFHDGSINGAAALAFRNDEDSRIVKLVNDWLEKTGQASPLVQFDPPPGEYSRAVKVKAQSTIAGAFLTYTLDGSLPTHTSQRVKGPISIDHTSQLRVAVNQGNNGSSQAVTAEYEIRHVPAYRHREFVSEVQTPSGRYYELDWTGLDVGKRHYTDRNYYITQVPDELDGLPFLRTANGDDRSTGAEWLSLVTTEDCDLIVGTDLRNPDELEWMKIGQPGGFEDTGLKLTTTDPVFRLYRKHFPAGRVVLGGNTNQPKTDSGRGNYLVIFQRQILSPAEKSQAATSDRVLSQMQTADPERGRELFLHPQGAGCFKCHRMEGIGGVLAPDLSDIGSRAREPGVLIESILEPSKVITEGFALQQIVTVEGRVISGAVLEETQQSLKLVGTDGVIQTIAVAEIEERIGTRVSPMPNGFGKMLNAQQIADIVAWLLTQRKVGDREGFSFREHNDRIEIFFKSQQIATYLKQHPRLTRRALVNLRTPGGIQVTRNFPPRRPEDIDPGYQAEDGIIHPVMHPGLWIGFGDVNGNDYWRLQAQVQFNGYVEPPAGSRGTGSFAVSNLFLSEDRQDVVCNEITRYRFERTPDGLILRIDAEYQSDKHDFYFGDQEESGLAVRVASPLRVQGGSGTILNDRGERNGAQVWGKEARWFDYVGMVQGREVGVMVLPDPGNPRPSWLHARDYGVVVFNPFQKQPRERREPYVKTSIKRGETFRLSYAILIHDRPAGQPLDHGQAVKLLLQSFK from the coding sequence GATTCTGTTATTGCTGTTATCCATAAGAATCGAGTTGCTGGCCGGCGATGATTTACCGATTGTTCCTGAAGGCTTCGTGGTCGATGTTGTAGCCCGGGAGCCGCTGGTCAGTAATCCGTGTGTGCTGGCATTTGACCGCTGGGGGAGAATCTGTGTCGCCCAGGGACCTCAGTGGCGCGGTCCCACACCTGACACTCCCGGTGATCGCGTCGATATTCTTACTGATACTAATGGCGACGGGATCAGTGACCAGCGCAAGACATTTGCTGAAGGGTTTAATTCCATCCAGGGGCTGGCCTGGCATGGTGATGATCTCTGGGTGGCCAATGCGCCTGACCTGACTGTTGTTCGTGATACTGATAACGACGATGAAGCTGACGTATATATTCGCGTCTATACTGGTCTGGGAAATCTGGAACACTCACTGCATGGATTAAACTTCGGTCCTGATCGTAAATTGTATATGTCGAAGGGGAATTCGAAAGGTTATAACCGGCTGGATCAGCTTGCTCCAAAAGTGTTTCGGGAACTCTGGGGACTGCCTTCTCCAGAGGGGGCTCCAGACTACACACCAGTCGAGTATTTTACAAAACAGACCTATCGACGCCAATATCACACACCTCAGGATGACTGGGGACAACAGGGGGGAATTCTGCGTTGTGATCCCTACCAGGATGGGAAACCGTCCGGCATAGGCCTGGAAATCGTTTCCCGAGGATTCCGCAACCCCTGGGATATTACCTTTGATGATGGTTTTCACTGGCTGGGAACCGACAATGATCAGACGCAGGGAGATAAGATCTTTGCGCCGTTCTATGGAGCGCACCTGGGGTGGGGGCACCCCTGGAGTTTCCACTGGACAGGAGCAGGGCATCTGCCTACGGTCCCTGCCAGTGCTCCACTCTTTGAAGGATCAGGGGCCGGTGTGATTCATTATCATGCGGACCAGTTTCCCGCAGAGTATCAGGGGGTCTTCTTCATCAATGACTGGATGCGTCGGGAAGTGTATACATTCCGCCCGCGGTGGGATGGAGCACTGATGAAGTGCGAGGGAGACTTTCCGCCGGTCTTTGCGCATGCAGAGGGAGGCCGGTCTTTACCAGCGAGTTCCGGCCGGATGTTTGAGCCGACTGATATCGAAGTCGGCCCTGATGGAGCGATATACATTCTGAGCTGGGGACATGCTTACGGCGCTACGATTAAAGATGGTCAACAGGTGGATGCAGGGCGTGTCTATCGCATTCGCTATTCCGGCAATCCTCTCAAAGACTGGCAACACGACCTGCGCCGTAAACCACAGGGACTATGGACACTCGATCAATTGTTTCAGGACCTGGCCAGTGACGTTCCCGCCTGGCGCGTGAATGCACAAACTGAACTGCTCAGACGAGGTGAGCCTGCTCAGAAATATTTATTCTCCAGGTTGAACCAGGGAGAGCTGAGCACTGCCAGTCAGACCTGGGCACTGTGGACTCTCGGAGCTAGTACAGCTGAAGTCAGTATCGATCAATATCTGTCAGGAATTCTTGCTGATTCGGAAGCGACCCGCAATGCCCGGATTCAGGCCTTGCGTATCCTGACCCATCGCATTCGACAGTTTGAACAATGTACAACTCTGCCTGATGCGGTGCTTCCCTTGTTGACCAGCGAAGATGCAAGGCTGCGACATGCAGCAGTACAGGCGATCTGGCAGGCCGAACAGAAACAGTGGATTCATGATTTACTGCAGGTGGCTGCTGATGAAACAGATCGGGTCGTCTTTTTCTCAACCTGGAATACACTCCGCGGACTGGCGTCCCTGCAGGAGCGAACAAAGTGGCTGGAGGATCCTCGCGCGGGGGTTCGACTCGCAACATTGTTGGGATTGTTTCACGATGGCTCCATCAACGGCGCTGCAGCACTCGCGTTCCGAAATGATGAGGATTCTCGCATTGTCAAACTGGTTAACGACTGGCTGGAAAAGACGGGACAGGCGTCTCCGCTGGTGCAATTCGATCCACCTCCCGGAGAGTATTCCCGAGCCGTCAAAGTGAAAGCCCAATCCACGATTGCAGGAGCATTCCTCACCTACACCCTCGATGGATCGCTGCCAACTCATACATCGCAACGCGTGAAGGGGCCGATCTCCATAGACCACACGAGCCAGCTGCGCGTGGCCGTCAATCAGGGAAATAATGGCAGTAGCCAGGCTGTGACTGCTGAATATGAGATTCGACACGTACCCGCCTATCGGCACCGTGAATTCGTCTCTGAGGTTCAGACTCCCAGCGGTCGTTATTATGAGCTGGACTGGACTGGCCTTGATGTCGGTAAGCGGCATTATACGGATCGGAATTACTATATCACTCAGGTCCCTGATGAACTGGACGGATTACCGTTTCTGAGAACTGCCAATGGAGACGATCGCTCAACGGGAGCAGAATGGCTATCGCTGGTCACAACCGAAGACTGCGATCTCATCGTGGGAACCGATCTGCGAAACCCCGATGAGCTGGAATGGATGAAGATCGGACAGCCGGGAGGATTTGAAGATACGGGCCTGAAACTGACAACGACGGATCCTGTTTTTCGATTGTATCGCAAACATTTTCCGGCAGGTCGGGTTGTGCTCGGCGGAAACACGAATCAACCGAAGACCGATTCTGGTCGCGGGAACTATCTCGTCATTTTCCAGCGTCAGATTTTATCGCCTGCAGAAAAATCGCAGGCAGCGACGAGCGACCGGGTGCTCTCCCAGATGCAAACCGCAGATCCAGAACGGGGACGGGAGCTGTTCCTGCATCCCCAGGGGGCCGGGTGTTTCAAATGTCACCGGATGGAGGGAATCGGCGGTGTGCTCGCCCCCGATCTGTCCGACATCGGTAGCCGCGCCCGGGAACCAGGCGTGCTGATTGAATCCATCCTCGAACCGAGTAAGGTCATTACTGAAGGATTCGCCCTGCAACAGATTGTGACCGTAGAGGGCAGGGTGATTTCGGGGGCCGTCCTGGAGGAAACCCAACAGTCTCTGAAACTGGTTGGCACGGATGGTGTCATTCAAACGATTGCTGTTGCTGAAATTGAAGAACGGATCGGAACCAGGGTTTCACCGATGCCGAATGGGTTCGGTAAGATGTTGAATGCTCAGCAGATTGCTGACATTGTGGCCTGGCTGTTGACGCAGAGAAAGGTTGGCGATCGTGAGGGATTTTCATTTCGAGAACACAACGACCGGATTGAGATATTTTTCAAATCACAGCAGATCGCGACCTATCTCAAGCAGCATCCGCGGTTGACGCGTCGAGCACTTGTAAACCTTAGGACGCCGGGGGGTATTCAGGTTACGCGTAATTTTCCACCGCGCAGGCCTGAAGACATTGACCCCGGTTACCAGGCGGAAGATGGAATCATTCATCCGGTCATGCACCCGGGACTGTGGATTGGTTTTGGTGATGTGAATGGCAATGATTACTGGCGCCTGCAGGCTCAGGTTCAATTTAATGGGTATGTCGAACCTCCCGCAGGAAGCAGGGGCACCGGCAGCTTTGCAGTGAGTAATCTGTTTCTGAGCGAGGACAGGCAGGATGTCGTATGTAACGAGATCACACGTTATCGTTTTGAACGAACTCCTGACGGATTGATCCTGAGAATTGATGCCGAGTATCAATCTGATAAGCATGATTTCTATTTTGGTGACCAGGAAGAATCAGGGCTGGCTGTTCGCGTCGCCTCTCCCTTACGAGTGCAGGGCGGGAGTGGCACAATTCTTAATGATCGGGGTGAACGGAATGGGGCACAGGTCTGGGGAAAGGAGGCTCGGTGGTTTGATTATGTGGGGATGGTGCAGGGACGCGAGGTCGGAGTGATGGTACTACCCGACCCTGGTAACCCCCGGCCATCGTGGTTGC